In Symmachiella dynata, the following are encoded in one genomic region:
- a CDS encoding DNA methyltransferase, with translation MDDRLNTIRQGDCVAGMNALKAGSVDLIFADPPFNIGYDYDVYQDSVAAEQYLDWSGEWIAAAHRALKPDGTFWIAIGDEYAAELKIASQKIGFHCRSWVIWYYTFGVNCTKKFSRSHAHLFHFVKDPENFTFRDDDLDNRIPSARQLVYNDKRANPRGRLPDDTWIIRPADAIGELSPDDENWTLPAIESPADDDNTWTLRPQDLADRFKSDEDTWYFPRVAGTFKERAGFHGCQMPEQLLGRIIRACSHENDLVVDPFSGSATTLAVAKKLGRQYLGFELSPEYVKHGMSRLEGIRVGDRLDGAEEPLASAPATKKRGKKDKSAKPRSATEQRYSEVQKQLTELGVSEAYRLTHAGYSADRLIADPQLNESFIDACRRLGLMGDPRHWNRLLFRLRKSGHLSHIETTRETSLSWADCDAYLFASEIALQMMLDEQRAGSLDEILCDPELAAQFDAIAGRFAPGFSPLQYRWAALKLRKQAKLARSRGSVLDPPRMSKMQSVEDYIATDVPQQPGVYVITGKAKHKLYVGEALNLHTRLTAQFGDANAHANWTNFSDTLKIQTFRTETAPAEMLAWQSCLIDRYNPRLNFHELRTTV, from the coding sequence ATGGACGATCGCTTGAACACCATCCGCCAGGGAGATTGCGTTGCCGGCATGAATGCTCTTAAAGCCGGGAGCGTGGATCTGATTTTTGCCGATCCTCCGTTTAACATCGGGTACGATTATGACGTCTATCAGGACTCCGTTGCCGCAGAGCAATATCTGGACTGGTCGGGGGAATGGATTGCTGCTGCCCACCGCGCACTGAAACCGGACGGTACGTTTTGGATAGCGATTGGCGATGAATATGCAGCGGAGTTGAAAATTGCCTCGCAGAAAATCGGTTTCCATTGCCGCAGTTGGGTGATTTGGTACTACACGTTCGGCGTGAACTGCACCAAAAAATTCAGCCGCTCGCATGCGCATCTGTTTCACTTTGTGAAAGACCCCGAGAATTTCACGTTTCGCGACGACGACCTCGACAACCGCATCCCCTCCGCCCGGCAGTTGGTCTACAACGACAAACGCGCCAATCCCCGTGGTCGGTTGCCGGACGACACTTGGATCATCCGTCCAGCAGACGCGATCGGTGAGTTGTCCCCCGACGATGAGAATTGGACGCTGCCTGCGATTGAATCACCTGCGGACGACGACAACACCTGGACGCTCCGCCCGCAAGACTTGGCGGACCGCTTCAAATCGGACGAGGACACCTGGTACTTCCCCCGCGTCGCCGGCACGTTCAAGGAACGCGCCGGATTTCATGGCTGCCAGATGCCCGAACAACTCCTGGGCCGCATCATTCGTGCCTGCTCGCATGAAAACGACCTCGTCGTCGATCCCTTCTCTGGCAGTGCAACGACATTGGCCGTTGCCAAAAAATTGGGCCGCCAGTATTTGGGATTCGAGCTCTCCCCGGAATACGTCAAGCACGGGATGAGCCGGTTGGAGGGAATTCGTGTCGGTGATCGCCTTGATGGGGCCGAAGAACCGCTCGCTAGTGCTCCGGCGACGAAAAAACGCGGCAAAAAAGACAAGTCCGCGAAGCCGCGCAGCGCCACCGAACAACGTTATAGTGAAGTCCAGAAACAACTCACGGAGTTGGGGGTCAGCGAAGCGTATCGTTTGACGCACGCAGGTTACTCGGCCGATCGTCTGATTGCCGATCCGCAGCTCAATGAATCGTTCATTGATGCCTGTCGCCGATTGGGACTGATGGGCGATCCGCGACATTGGAATCGTCTGCTGTTTCGCCTGCGTAAGTCGGGACATTTGTCGCACATTGAAACGACGCGAGAAACGTCGCTTTCCTGGGCGGATTGCGATGCGTATCTGTTCGCCAGCGAAATCGCGCTGCAAATGATGTTGGACGAACAACGGGCAGGGAGTTTGGATGAGATTCTGTGCGATCCCGAATTGGCGGCGCAGTTCGATGCGATTGCCGGGCGGTTCGCTCCTGGTTTTTCGCCGCTGCAGTATCGTTGGGCAGCGTTGAAACTTCGCAAGCAGGCCAAATTGGCCCGCAGCCGCGGCTCGGTTTTGGATCCGCCGCGCATGAGCAAAATGCAATCGGTCGAAGACTACATCGCCACTGATGTTCCCCAGCAGCCGGGCGTCTATGTGATTACCGGCAAGGCCAAGCACAAGTTGTACGTCGGCGAAGCTTTGAATCTGCACACACGATTGACCGCTCAATTCGGCGACGCAAACGCGCACGCGAATTGGACCAATTTTTCCGACACGCTGAAGATTCAAACCTTCCGCACCGAAACCGCCCCGGCCGAAATGCTGGCGTGGCAAAGCTGTCTGATCGACAGATACAACCCGCGGTTGAATTTCCACGAATTGCGCACGACGGTTTGA
- a CDS encoding sigma-54-dependent transcriptional regulator, with protein sequence MTTGASSMTQGSLLVVDHDRDLVEALADYLRGLGHRIETADSCRDAIGRMAEFPFELVISEANLPDQDGFYLLEWVGENCPDTSVILTTEFGTIENAVEAIRAGAFDYLTKPMIDEELKFAVERALGQRKILAENKNLKAQLDQRFGLGSIIGQDYKMLKMFDLLESVADTRTTVLILGESGTGKTMTARAIHQLSSRADKPFVEVACGALPDSLLESELFGHKAGSFTGATHDKIGKFLQADGGTIFLDEIATASPSLQVKLLRVLQDREFEPVGGSETHKVDVRLVLATHANLEEMVANGEFRQDLYYRINVITLTQPALRERIGDIPALVDHFLLEFNEQTGKQVERFSEDALNVLQQYDWPGNVRELINVIERAVVLAKGSVVNVEDLPETISQASRIPGSLQARISAANLKSALAAPEREIIIEALERNGWNRQNTAKLLGINRTTLYKKMKKYGIEFETQMLSP encoded by the coding sequence ATGACGACGGGCGCATCATCCATGACACAGGGATCACTGTTGGTGGTCGATCACGACCGCGATCTGGTCGAAGCCTTAGCCGACTATTTGCGCGGCCTGGGGCACCGTATCGAAACCGCTGACAGCTGCCGCGACGCCATTGGGCGCATGGCCGAATTCCCCTTTGAATTGGTCATCAGCGAAGCCAATCTTCCTGACCAGGACGGATTTTACCTGCTGGAATGGGTTGGCGAAAACTGTCCGGATACGTCGGTGATTCTCACCACCGAATTTGGCACGATCGAAAACGCGGTCGAAGCCATTCGCGCCGGTGCTTTCGATTATCTGACCAAGCCTATGATCGACGAAGAACTCAAATTCGCCGTCGAACGCGCACTCGGCCAACGTAAAATCTTGGCGGAAAATAAAAACCTCAAAGCACAACTCGATCAACGGTTCGGTCTGGGCAGCATCATCGGCCAAGACTACAAGATGCTGAAAATGTTCGACCTGTTGGAAAGCGTGGCTGACACGCGGACCACGGTGTTGATTCTGGGCGAGAGCGGAACCGGTAAAACAATGACCGCCCGCGCGATTCATCAACTCAGCTCTCGCGCCGACAAACCGTTTGTCGAAGTCGCCTGCGGAGCATTGCCCGATTCGTTGTTGGAAAGCGAATTGTTTGGGCACAAAGCCGGATCTTTCACCGGAGCGACCCACGACAAAATTGGCAAGTTCCTCCAAGCCGATGGCGGCACGATTTTCTTAGACGAAATTGCCACCGCCTCCCCCAGCCTGCAAGTCAAATTGCTACGCGTGCTGCAAGACCGAGAATTTGAACCGGTCGGCGGCTCAGAAACACACAAAGTCGACGTCCGCTTGGTCTTGGCAACGCATGCCAACTTAGAAGAAATGGTCGCCAACGGCGAGTTTCGCCAAGATTTGTACTACCGCATCAACGTGATCACGCTGACACAACCCGCGCTGCGAGAACGCATCGGCGACATCCCCGCGCTGGTCGATCACTTCTTGCTTGAGTTCAACGAACAAACCGGCAAACAGGTCGAACGCTTCAGCGAAGACGCGCTGAATGTCCTGCAACAATACGATTGGCCGGGTAACGTCCGCGAGTTGATCAACGTGATCGAACGGGCGGTCGTGTTGGCCAAAGGTTCGGTGGTGAACGTCGAAGACCTGCCGGAAACCATCAGCCAAGCGTCGCGGATTCCCGGCAGCCTACAAGCCCGAATCTCCGCCGCAAACCTGAAGTCCGCCCTAGCGGCCCCGGAACGCGAGATCATCATCGAAGCCCTGGAGCGTAACGGCTGGAATCGTCAAAACACCGCCAAACTGTTGGGCATCAATCGCACGACACTCTACAAGAAGATGAAAAAGTACGGCATCGAATTCGAAACTCAGATGCTGAGCCCCTAG
- a CDS encoding DUF2180 family protein, whose amino-acid sequence MKPFLYITQKNCPVLWMAITASPTTLVFDKEERSLNMKCFNHRDADAVGVCQSCHRGLCVDCYAEVGNLLACRNRCEEDVARWDFIAQKSVTAYSANYKIYLWTSVFLVVVALPFVVVGSFAMLNEPSSGIVALFIGFVFLLFSLVLFRTARKMR is encoded by the coding sequence GTGAAACCATTCCTGTATATCACGCAAAAAAACTGCCCAGTTCTATGGATGGCAATTACCGCTTCCCCGACCACTCTTGTCTTCGATAAAGAGGAGCGTTCGCTCAACATGAAGTGCTTCAATCACCGCGATGCCGATGCCGTCGGCGTTTGCCAGAGTTGTCATCGCGGTTTATGTGTCGATTGTTATGCCGAAGTGGGCAACCTGCTTGCATGTCGCAATCGCTGCGAAGAAGACGTAGCGAGGTGGGATTTTATCGCCCAAAAATCGGTCACAGCCTATTCGGCTAATTACAAAATATATTTGTGGACGTCAGTCTTTTTGGTGGTGGTCGCATTACCCTTTGTCGTCGTAGGTTCATTTGCGATGTTGAACGAACCTAGTTCCGGAATAGTTGCTTTGTTTATTGGGTTTGTATTCCTGTTGTTCAGTCTTGTGCTGTTTCGCACCGCCCGAAAAATGCGGTAA
- a CDS encoding M81 family metallopeptidase, producing MRIAIGGVLHETSTCVDTKTTLQDFEHDRGIIRGDDVLSRFRGTNVCTGGFIEGAETFGFEAVPLLRASAFPGGLIDRGDYDALKAEFLQRLTTAEAEGGPVDGVLLDLHGAMVVEGIDDGDGDFIAAVRTAIGPDRPIIVTQDLHGNHTKFRVAQADALIGFDTFPHIDMAERGVEAAEMMVRTVRGEIHPVTAIYQLPMFWATRCQVTAHPPMDEVIRLMHDMEQRPGILSITIATGFPWADVPEVGGSVMVVADGDVDLAQRTADEFGNWIWERRQRWYSAPVTIKEALAAGEAAGRYPIIVADHADNTGGGSPGDSTEVLRTFLEQGLEDALVLYMVDPDVAAQAHAAGVGASIPVSLGGKSSPVQGAPIEATAEVVAISDGQFAYDGPMFAGLTGSMGTSAWLKIDGVSIVVVCAREQPFDPAFARSLGIDCAAMKYISVKSAAHFRAAFEPFAGSIYNVDAAGIHTHNFRDLPFKKRTRPVFPVEIPPDN from the coding sequence ATGCGGATTGCTATCGGGGGTGTCCTGCACGAGACGAGTACCTGTGTCGACACGAAGACGACGCTACAGGACTTCGAGCATGACCGCGGGATCATTCGCGGCGACGATGTGCTCTCGCGGTTTCGTGGGACGAATGTCTGTACGGGGGGCTTTATTGAGGGGGCGGAGACATTCGGGTTCGAAGCGGTGCCGCTATTACGGGCGTCGGCGTTTCCCGGTGGTCTGATTGACCGCGGGGACTACGATGCGCTCAAAGCGGAGTTCCTCCAGCGATTAACAACGGCCGAGGCTGAAGGCGGGCCGGTGGATGGTGTGTTGTTGGACCTGCATGGGGCGATGGTGGTCGAAGGGATCGACGATGGCGATGGCGATTTTATCGCAGCGGTCCGCACCGCGATCGGACCGGACCGGCCGATTATTGTCACACAGGATTTGCATGGTAATCACACCAAGTTCCGCGTCGCTCAAGCGGATGCCTTGATCGGCTTTGACACGTTTCCACACATCGACATGGCCGAGCGGGGCGTTGAAGCAGCCGAGATGATGGTTCGCACGGTTCGTGGAGAGATCCATCCTGTTACAGCGATTTATCAATTACCGATGTTTTGGGCAACGCGCTGTCAGGTGACTGCTCATCCGCCGATGGACGAAGTCATTCGTTTGATGCACGACATGGAACAACGGCCGGGGATTTTGAGCATCACGATCGCGACCGGGTTTCCCTGGGCCGACGTTCCGGAGGTTGGTGGGTCGGTGATGGTGGTAGCCGACGGCGATGTTGATTTGGCGCAACGCACTGCCGATGAATTCGGAAACTGGATTTGGGAACGCCGCCAACGTTGGTATTCCGCCCCGGTAACGATCAAGGAAGCTTTGGCGGCCGGTGAAGCAGCAGGGCGTTATCCGATTATCGTAGCCGACCATGCGGACAATACCGGCGGCGGTTCGCCCGGGGACTCGACGGAAGTCCTGCGGACATTTTTGGAACAGGGTTTAGAGGACGCGTTGGTGCTCTACATGGTCGACCCCGATGTGGCCGCCCAGGCGCATGCGGCTGGTGTCGGCGCAAGTATCCCGGTGTCCTTAGGAGGCAAGTCGAGTCCGGTGCAAGGAGCACCGATTGAGGCAACTGCGGAAGTGGTCGCAATCTCCGACGGCCAGTTCGCTTATGACGGGCCGATGTTCGCCGGGCTGACCGGCAGCATGGGAACGTCAGCTTGGTTGAAAATCGACGGCGTGTCGATCGTGGTCGTTTGTGCCCGCGAACAACCCTTCGATCCGGCGTTTGCCCGCAGCCTGGGAATCGACTGCGCAGCGATGAAATACATCTCAGTCAAATCCGCAGCCCATTTCCGCGCCGCCTTCGAACCATTTGCCGGCTCGATTTACAACGTCGACGCCGCCGGAATCCACACCCACAACTTTCGCGACTTACCATTCAAAAAACGAACCCGCCCCGTCTTTCCAGTAGAGATACCACCAGACAATTAA
- a CDS encoding PSD1 and planctomycete cytochrome C domain-containing protein — MRRLSYAILICLCGPLASFAEEPSTKITAEQEKFFETKIRPVLVQSCYECHSAKKQQFGLRVDSRKFLVDGGDGGSALTPGKVDESRLWEVLQHDPDDTQMPPDSKLPDDVLANIKAWIEMGAPWPASDIPAEAADDVHSNWRDHWAYQPIKRPAIPSPENDAWSLTEIDRFIAAKLAAAGLAPSPPADKESQLRRLKYDLLGLPAEYEEVQRFVNNNSPTAYDELVDEYLALPQFGERWARHWMDVSRYADTKGYLFREDRNYPDAWRYREWVIGALNQDLPYNEFVIKQIAADHVSDDPADLHAMGFLTLGRRFLNNRHDIIDDRIDVVTRGLMGLTVTCARCHDHKFDPIPAADYYSLYGVFNSCDEPKNEPSTLRLVDKEKPADPVIFLRGKPGNNGPKVPRQFLQVVHREERQPFQKGSGRLEMAQAIVAADNPLTARVWVNRVWGHLIGNALVRTPSDFGVRADPPTHPELLDYLAGTLIDNGWSTKQLIRAIVKSQAYRQQSDATLEIIANDPENELLTHMNRRRRDFEGLRDAVLAASGELDPTVGGQSVKITEQPFPKRRTVYAFVDRQNLPGLFRAFDFASPDTHSPKRYETDVPQQALFLMNSPFLLEQATQLVESIALDDPAEKVRRIYQQVLARQPTDSEIELAVRYVTGAVADTDPVEPNPWSYGYGDLDPEAGKLQAFTPLPHFTGKAWQGGAKLPDDTLSWTMLNPKGGHPGKNLQQVTVRRWTAPTDGRISVRGKLKHSKKEGDGVRGRILVAGVQQGEAWHVHNAEQKTPLKDIPVKAGETVEFVTDLWETLSHDGFEWPVTITLQSMTDDSTVKFSAEAQFAGPPPSPLTAWAQFAQILLLSNEFQFVD; from the coding sequence ATGCGAAGACTCTCTTACGCGATATTGATCTGTCTGTGCGGACCGCTCGCCAGCTTTGCAGAGGAACCATCGACCAAGATCACTGCTGAGCAGGAAAAGTTCTTCGAAACGAAGATCCGCCCCGTGCTCGTGCAGTCGTGCTACGAATGCCATTCGGCCAAAAAACAGCAGTTCGGGTTGCGCGTCGACAGTCGGAAATTTTTGGTCGACGGAGGCGACGGCGGTTCCGCACTCACACCGGGTAAGGTGGACGAAAGCCGGTTGTGGGAAGTGCTGCAACATGATCCCGACGACACACAGATGCCTCCCGACAGCAAACTGCCCGACGACGTGTTGGCCAATATCAAAGCCTGGATTGAGATGGGCGCCCCGTGGCCGGCCTCGGATATTCCGGCTGAAGCCGCTGATGATGTGCATTCCAATTGGCGCGACCATTGGGCATACCAGCCGATCAAGCGCCCGGCGATTCCTAGTCCTGAAAACGATGCCTGGAGCCTGACCGAAATCGATCGGTTTATCGCCGCCAAACTCGCCGCGGCCGGACTCGCGCCCTCACCGCCGGCCGACAAAGAGTCGCAACTGCGTCGATTAAAATATGACCTGCTCGGCCTGCCCGCTGAATATGAAGAGGTCCAGCGGTTCGTGAATAATAATTCACCCACGGCCTACGACGAATTGGTCGACGAATATCTGGCGTTGCCGCAATTCGGCGAACGTTGGGCGCGGCATTGGATGGATGTTTCGCGATATGCGGACACGAAGGGCTACCTCTTTCGAGAAGATCGCAACTACCCGGATGCTTGGCGGTATCGCGAATGGGTGATCGGGGCGCTCAACCAAGATTTGCCTTACAACGAATTTGTGATCAAGCAAATCGCCGCCGATCATGTCTCGGACGACCCGGCCGATTTGCATGCGATGGGATTTTTGACGTTGGGTCGGCGGTTCTTGAACAACCGTCACGACATTATCGACGACCGTATTGATGTCGTCACACGCGGGTTGATGGGACTGACCGTGACCTGTGCCCGGTGCCACGACCACAAGTTCGACCCGATTCCAGCGGCGGATTATTATTCGCTCTACGGCGTATTCAACAGTTGCGATGAACCGAAGAATGAACCCTCCACATTGCGGTTGGTCGATAAAGAAAAACCGGCCGACCCTGTGATTTTTCTCCGCGGCAAACCCGGGAACAACGGCCCCAAGGTTCCGCGGCAGTTCTTGCAAGTCGTGCACCGCGAAGAACGACAACCGTTTCAAAAGGGAAGCGGACGCTTGGAAATGGCGCAGGCGATCGTCGCGGCCGACAATCCGCTCACCGCTCGCGTCTGGGTCAATCGCGTCTGGGGGCATTTGATCGGCAACGCACTGGTCCGTACACCAAGTGATTTCGGCGTCCGCGCTGATCCGCCGACGCACCCAGAATTGCTGGATTATTTGGCCGGCACGCTGATCGACAACGGTTGGTCGACGAAACAACTGATTCGTGCGATTGTCAAATCGCAGGCGTATCGCCAACAGAGCGATGCCACGCTTGAGATCATCGCGAATGATCCGGAAAACGAATTGTTGACACACATGAACCGCCGCCGCCGCGATTTTGAGGGGCTACGCGACGCGGTGTTGGCTGCTTCGGGCGAATTGGACCCCACCGTCGGCGGTCAGTCGGTCAAAATCACCGAACAACCCTTTCCCAAACGGCGGACGGTGTATGCCTTTGTCGATCGCCAAAATCTGCCGGGACTGTTCCGCGCGTTCGACTTCGCTAGTCCCGATACACATTCCCCCAAACGCTACGAAACCGATGTTCCACAACAAGCACTGTTTCTGATGAACAGCCCGTTTTTATTGGAACAAGCAACGCAGTTGGTGGAATCGATCGCCCTCGACGATCCGGCGGAGAAGGTACGGCGGATTTATCAACAAGTCCTGGCGCGACAACCAACGGACAGCGAAATCGAATTGGCCGTGCGTTACGTCACCGGTGCGGTAGCGGATACTGATCCTGTGGAACCCAATCCATGGAGTTATGGCTACGGCGACCTTGATCCCGAAGCGGGGAAACTGCAGGCGTTCACCCCCCTGCCCCACTTCACCGGTAAGGCGTGGCAGGGAGGCGCGAAGCTGCCTGATGACACGTTGAGCTGGACGATGCTCAATCCCAAGGGAGGGCACCCGGGCAAAAATTTGCAGCAGGTGACCGTGCGGCGGTGGACTGCCCCAACCGATGGTCGTATTTCCGTTCGCGGGAAACTGAAACATTCCAAAAAAGAGGGAGACGGCGTGCGGGGCCGCATCTTGGTCGCCGGCGTGCAACAAGGCGAAGCCTGGCACGTTCACAACGCCGAACAGAAAACACCACTGAAGGACATCCCCGTCAAAGCGGGCGAGACGGTCGAATTTGTGACCGACTTGTGGGAAACGTTGAGTCACGATGGTTTTGAGTGGCCGGTCACGATCACGCTGCAATCGATGACGGATGACTCTACAGTCAAATTTAGTGCGGAGGCGCAATTTGCCGGTCCGCCTCCCAGTCCGCTCACCGCATGGGCGCAATTCGCGCAAATTTTATTGCTTTCCAACGAGTTCCAATTCGTGGATTGA
- a CDS encoding DUF1501 domain-containing protein, with translation MTIDQAHSPEPVVDRRDMLRRCGMGMGGLMFSQLLAESGSVEKTLQAATSNPLSPKMPQFPARAKHVIHLFMNGGPSHVDTFDPKPKLDEFHGKKLPIENLRTERPTGAAFKSPFKFKQYGESGIPVSELFKHTAQSIDEIAVIRSMHADAPNHEPSLLLMNCGEARQIRPSMGSWLTYGMGTDNQNLPAFVVMCPGGYPIQESQNWQAGFLPGIYQGTYIDTKHKEINKLIANVENKRLGKSQQRKQLDLLQQMNEKHLQERGHDPKLEARIQAYELAYRMQIEAADVFDVSSEPKHILDMYGPGVQARQILIARRLVERGVRFVQVWHGAGQPWDNHDDIEVNHRRLAGQCDQAIGALLKDLKQRGLLEETLVIWGGEFGRTPVVELPKKGSNAGKINGRDHNHWGFTTWMAGGGVRGGYVHGATDEFGFRAVEKKVHVHDLHATIMKLMGFDHETFTYRYAGRDFRFTDVHGRVVNELIA, from the coding sequence ATGACTATCGATCAAGCACACAGTCCTGAACCTGTCGTCGACCGCCGTGACATGCTCCGCCGTTGCGGCATGGGAATGGGCGGGTTGATGTTTTCGCAATTGCTGGCCGAAAGCGGTTCGGTGGAGAAAACGCTCCAGGCGGCAACGTCCAATCCGCTCTCGCCCAAAATGCCGCAGTTTCCCGCTCGCGCGAAACATGTGATTCACCTGTTCATGAATGGCGGCCCCAGCCACGTCGATACATTCGACCCCAAGCCGAAGCTCGACGAATTTCATGGCAAAAAGTTGCCCATCGAAAACCTGCGGACCGAACGCCCCACCGGTGCCGCCTTTAAGTCGCCCTTCAAATTTAAGCAATACGGCGAAAGCGGCATCCCGGTCAGCGAACTGTTCAAACACACCGCCCAGTCGATCGACGAAATCGCCGTCATCCGCTCGATGCATGCCGACGCGCCCAATCATGAACCGTCGCTGCTACTGATGAACTGCGGCGAAGCACGGCAAATCCGCCCCAGCATGGGATCCTGGTTGACCTACGGCATGGGGACGGACAACCAAAACCTGCCCGCATTTGTTGTGATGTGCCCCGGCGGATATCCGATTCAGGAATCCCAAAACTGGCAAGCCGGTTTTTTGCCGGGGATTTATCAAGGGACATACATCGACACCAAACACAAAGAGATCAACAAGTTGATCGCCAACGTCGAAAACAAGCGGCTGGGGAAATCGCAGCAACGCAAACAACTCGATCTGCTGCAGCAGATGAACGAAAAACATCTGCAGGAGCGAGGCCACGATCCCAAGTTGGAGGCACGGATCCAGGCGTACGAACTCGCCTACCGCATGCAAATCGAAGCCGCCGATGTCTTCGACGTCAGCAGCGAACCAAAACATATTCTCGACATGTACGGACCCGGTGTTCAAGCGCGTCAAATTTTGATCGCCCGCCGCTTAGTCGAACGGGGTGTGCGGTTCGTGCAGGTCTGGCACGGCGCCGGCCAACCGTGGGACAACCATGACGATATTGAAGTCAACCACCGTCGCCTCGCCGGTCAATGCGATCAAGCCATCGGCGCACTGCTTAAGGATTTGAAACAGCGGGGACTGCTGGAAGAGACGCTCGTCATCTGGGGCGGAGAATTTGGCCGCACACCGGTCGTCGAATTGCCCAAGAAAGGTTCCAACGCCGGCAAGATCAACGGCCGCGACCACAACCACTGGGGCTTTACAACCTGGATGGCAGGTGGCGGGGTCCGTGGTGGTTACGTGCACGGCGCGACGGACGAATTCGGCTTCCGCGCCGTCGAGAAAAAAGTCCACGTCCACGACCTACATGCCACAATCATGAAGCTGATGGGCTTCGATCACGAAACGTTCACCTACCGCTACGCCGGCCGCGATTTCCGCTTTACCGACGTACATGGCCGCGTCGTGAACGAACTGATCGCCTAA